A single Nicotiana tabacum cultivar K326 chromosome 5, ASM71507v2, whole genome shotgun sequence DNA region contains:
- the LOC107828343 gene encoding transmembrane 9 superfamily member 9-like yields MGRAARRSLLICAISLLLTFHNAFSFYLPGVAPEDFQKGDPLSVKVNKLTSTKTQLPYSFYSVPFCRPKNIVDSRENLGEVLRGDRIENSPYTFKMREPEMCHVVCRLVLDDKTAKEFKEKIEDEYRVNMILDNLPLVVPVRRLEQEAPPAYQQGVYIGVKGQYAGSKDEKHFIHNHLTFTVKYHKDLQTDSARIVGFEVMPFSVKHEYDGKWTENTRLTTCDPHAKRTVSNSNSPQEVETNQEIIFTYDVEFQESDVKWASRWDAYLLMADDQIHWFSIVNSLMIVLFLSGMVAMIMLRTLYRDISKYNELETQEEAQEETGWKLVHADVFRPPSNSDLLCVYVGTGVQFVGMMVVTMMFAVLGFLSPSNRGGLMTAMLLLWVFMGLFAGYSASRLYKLFKGTEWKRIALRTAFLFPATVFAIFFVLNALIWGQKSSGAVPFGTMFALVFLWFGISVPLVFVGSYVGFRKPAIEDPVKTNKIPRQIPEQAWYMNPIFSVLIGGILPFGAVFIELFFILTSIWLNQFYYLFGFLFIVFVILIVTCAEITIVLCYFQLCSEDYLWWWRSYLTSGSSALYLFLYATFYFFTKLDITKPVSGILYFGYMLIASYAFFVLTGTIGFYACFWFTRLIYSSVKID; encoded by the exons GGAGATCCTCTGTCTGTGAAAGTGAACAAGCTGACTTCTACAAAGACTCAGCTTCCTTACTCGTTCTACTCTGTTCCTTTCTGTCGTCCAAAAAATATAGTGGATAGCAGAGAAAATCTTGGAGAAGTGCTTCGTGGTGATCGAATTGAGAACTCCCCTTATACG TTCAAAATGAGGGAACCAGAGATGTGCCATGTTGTTTGTAGGCTTGTACTTGATGACAAGACTGCTAAggaatttaaagaaaaaattgaagaTGAATATCGTGTCAACAT GATCCTAGATAATCTGCCTTTAGTTGTTCCAGTTCGGAGGTTAGAGCAAGAAGCCCCTCCTGCCTATCAACAGGGAGTTTATATCGGTGTAAAAGGACAATATGCTGGG AGCAAGGATGAGAAGCATTTCATCCATAACCACTTGACATTCACTGTTAAGTACCATAAAGATTTGCAGACAGATTCAGCCAGAATTGTGGGATTTGAAGTCATGCCATTCAG TGTTAAGCATGAATATGATGGAAAATGGACTGAAAATACTCGTTTAACAACATGTGATCCACATGCAAAGCGGACTGTATCTAATTCAAATTCTCCTCAAGAGGTTGAGACTAACCAAGAAATCATATTTACATATGATGTTGAATTCCAG GAGAGTGATGTCAAGTGGGCGTCGAGATGGGACGCCTATCTTCTGATGGCTGATGATCAGATCCATTGGTTCTCGATAGTAAATTCTTTAATGATTGTGCTTTTCCTATCAGGCATGGTGGCGATGATAATGCTGAGAACACTTTATCGCGATATTTCCAAGTACAATGAACTGGAGACCCAGGAGGAGGCACAAGAAGAAACTGGATGGAAACTAGTCCACGCAGATGTTTTCAGGCCTCCAAGTAACTCAGATTTGCTTTGTGTCTATGTTGGAACTGGTGTACAGTTTGTCGGTATGATGGTGGTGACCATGATGTTTGCTGTCCTTGGGTTCCTCTCCCCTTCGAATCGGGGTGGGCTAATGACCGCTATGCTCTTGCTCTGGGTTTTCATGGGACTCTTTGCGGGCTACTCTGCTTCCCGTCTCTATAAGTTATTTAAAGGTACAGAATGGAAGAGAATTGCTCTCAGGACAGCTTTTCTGTTTCCAGCTACTGTCTTTGCCATCTTCTTCGTTCTAAATGCACTCATCTGGGGTCAAAAATCATCTGGGGCTGTGCCATTCGGAACAATGTTTGCGTTGGTGTTCTTATGGTTCGGAATTTCAGTCCCTCTTGTGTTTGTGGGCAGTTATGTTGGTTTTAGAAAGCCAGCCATTGAGGATCCTGTGAAGACGAATAAAATACCCAGGCAGATCCCGGAGCAGGCTTGGTACATGAACCCCATCTTCTCAGTCCTAATCGGAGGCATACTTCCATTTGGAGCTGTTTTCATTGAGCTCTTTTTCATTCTTACCTCAATCTGGCTGAACCAATTTTACTACCTCTTCGGCTTCCTCTTCATCGTGTTTGTCATTTTGATTGTCACCTGTGCCGAGATAACTATCGTACTATGCTATTTCCAGTTATGCAGCGAGGACTACTTGTGGTGGTGGAGATCCTACCTGACATCAGGCTCGTCCGCACTTTACCTCTTCCTTTATGCTACCTTCTACTTCTTCACTAAGCTTGACATCACTAAGCCTGTTTCTGGGATCTTGTACTTTGGTTACATGTTGATTGCTTCATATGCATTTTTCGTTCTGACCGGTACCATCGGTTTCTATGCATGCTTCTGGTTCACAAGACTTATTTACTCGTCTGTGAAGATCGACTGA